One part of the Myxococcales bacterium genome encodes these proteins:
- a CDS encoding nucleotidyltransferase: protein MQSTRDPTHSEDTANAGSGPSNKPCPEHMRIDGGPVEPGLRGADEQIFTYVLAETIGAMEAAAVPHAIIGGIAASGFGRPRWTHDIDLFVRPEDAGRALEALSERGFRTERTDPRWLYKGYKEDVMVDIIFRSTGGFYLDQEMLDRAVTYRFKGHDVRLVPPEDLVIMKAVVHDEAGPRHWHDALSIIACGNVDWPYFARRSMKAPRRVLSLLVYAQSIDMYVPNDVIRQLHGQLYGM, encoded by the coding sequence ATGCAGAGCACACGAGACCCGACCCACAGCGAAGACACCGCCAACGCGGGCAGCGGGCCCTCGAACAAGCCGTGTCCCGAGCACATGCGTATCGACGGAGGTCCCGTGGAGCCGGGCCTGCGCGGCGCCGACGAACAAATCTTCACCTACGTGCTGGCTGAGACGATTGGCGCCATGGAGGCCGCGGCGGTCCCTCACGCGATCATCGGGGGCATCGCCGCCAGCGGCTTTGGGCGCCCGCGTTGGACCCACGACATCGATCTCTTCGTCCGTCCCGAGGATGCGGGCCGGGCCCTCGAGGCTCTGTCCGAGCGAGGCTTCCGCACCGAGCGCACCGATCCTCGCTGGCTCTACAAAGGCTACAAAGAGGACGTGATGGTGGACATCATCTTCAGGTCGACCGGAGGCTTCTACCTCGACCAGGAGATGCTGGATCGGGCCGTGACCTACCGGTTCAAGGGCCACGACGTGCGCCTGGTTCCTCCGGAGGACCTCGTCATCATGAAGGCTGTGGTCCACGACGAAGCGGGCCCGCGGCACTGGCATGACGCCCTCTCGATCATCGCCTGCGGAAACGTTGACTGGCCCTACTTTGCACGCAGATCGATGAAGGCGCCCCGGCGGGTGTTGAGCTTGCTCGTTTATGCTCAGTCCATCGACATGTACGTTCCGAATGACGTCATTCGTCAGTTGCATGGGCAGCTGTACGGGATGTGA
- a CDS encoding BON domain-containing protein, which yields MDKIPAEEPVKYLVAKVREALAQDPRTNVLDVHVRVEGERVYLLGTVELAARKKALETVVQEILPPGMILVNNVTVATYSAEPIEETVE from the coding sequence ATGGACAAGATTCCTGCCGAAGAGCCCGTCAAGTACCTGGTGGCCAAGGTTCGCGAGGCCCTGGCGCAAGACCCGCGCACCAACGTTTTGGATGTTCACGTGCGCGTGGAGGGTGAGCGCGTTTACTTGTTGGGAACGGTGGAGCTGGCGGCGCGCAAAAAGGCGCTGGAAACCGTGGTGCAAGAGATCCTTCCGCCGGGTATGATTCTCGTGAACAACGTCACCGTCGCAACGTACAGCGCCGAGCCAATCGAAGAGACCGTGGAATGA
- a CDS encoding metallophosphoesterase — protein sequence MIRVAAVGDLHVGCEGPDPLCGAFANVHEHADVLLLAGDLTQHGDPKEARNLLHTIEKVRTPVVAVFGNHDYHMGHEEELARDLRGAGVHVLEAESVVLDVAGTKLGIAGCKGFGAGFPGACGTEFGEPEMKAFIHHSKAAAHALGEALAAMVCDVRVALTHYAPVKDTLVGERLEIFPFLGSYFLGEVIDHAACDLALHGHAHRGTEHGMTPSGVPVRNVARPVIRCAYKVYRVAASTLRSSTPARC from the coding sequence ATGATCCGGGTGGCTGCAGTGGGTGATCTTCACGTGGGTTGCGAGGGCCCTGACCCGCTCTGCGGTGCCTTCGCGAACGTCCATGAGCACGCCGACGTGTTGCTGCTGGCGGGCGACCTCACCCAGCACGGAGATCCCAAGGAAGCGCGCAACCTGCTGCACACGATCGAAAAGGTGCGCACCCCCGTGGTCGCCGTGTTCGGAAACCACGATTATCATATGGGGCACGAAGAAGAGCTTGCGCGTGACCTCCGCGGCGCGGGCGTTCACGTGCTCGAGGCCGAGTCCGTCGTGCTTGACGTCGCGGGCACGAAGCTGGGCATCGCCGGCTGCAAGGGCTTCGGTGCAGGCTTTCCCGGCGCGTGCGGCACGGAGTTCGGGGAGCCAGAGATGAAAGCCTTCATCCACCACAGCAAAGCGGCGGCCCACGCGCTCGGCGAGGCGCTGGCCGCGATGGTCTGCGACGTGCGGGTGGCGTTGACCCACTACGCGCCCGTCAAGGACACTTTGGTGGGGGAGCGGCTCGAGATCTTCCCCTTTTTGGGATCCTATTTTCTCGGAGAGGTCATCGACCATGCAGCCTGCGATCTGGCGCTGCACGGTCACGCCCACCGGGGGACGGAGCACGGCATGACCCCGAGCGGGGTGCCTGTGCGCAACGTGGCTCGACCGGTGATCCGCTGCGCCTACAAGGTGTATCGGGTGGCCGCGTCGACGCTGCGGTCATCGACGCCCGCGCGGTGCTGA
- a CDS encoding DUF2760 domain-containing protein, whose product MNRISLAFACFFSLLFRGRLPEGPMRQKLAAPPEPPRPAPEASPVAEVVVAAPAPERAAASSADKGRYRNEGALALLALLQREGRLVDFLREGLDGYSDQDIGAAVRDVHRGCRKVVEDHVKLEPVLPGEEESPVLVPPGFDPGEVRLLGETRGAPPFRGTLVHHGWRAVEVRFPQLNDGVDRRVLAPAEVKLA is encoded by the coding sequence ATGAACCGGATCTCCTTGGCCTTCGCGTGCTTTTTCTCGCTGCTCTTTCGCGGCCGATTGCCCGAGGGCCCGATGAGACAAAAGCTCGCAGCCCCCCCGGAGCCGCCCCGCCCCGCGCCCGAAGCCTCCCCCGTCGCTGAAGTGGTCGTGGCCGCCCCGGCTCCCGAGCGCGCAGCCGCGAGCTCTGCAGACAAAGGCCGCTACCGCAACGAAGGGGCGCTTGCGCTGCTCGCGCTTTTGCAACGGGAAGGGCGCCTGGTGGACTTCCTGCGCGAGGGGCTCGACGGCTACTCCGACCAAGACATCGGCGCCGCCGTCCGCGATGTGCACCGCGGGTGCCGCAAGGTTGTGGAAGATCACGTCAAGCTCGAGCCTGTGCTGCCCGGTGAGGAAGAATCCCCCGTGCTCGTTCCGCCCGGGTTCGATCCCGGCGAGGTGCGGCTCCTTGGTGAAACCCGGGGGGCGCCCCCGTTTCGAGGCACTCTGGTGCATCATGGCTGGCGGGCCGTGGAGGTACGCTTCCCGCAGCTCAACGACGGTGTGGACAGGCGGGTGTTGGCACCGGCCGAGGTGAAGCTGGCCTGA
- a CDS encoding Hsp70 family protein has product MARFIVGIDLGTTNSAVASVDLEAPGPDGPRIEPFSIVQAIAAGQFAPAPTLPSFLLVPNEHEVAPGEMSLPWVESPAYAAGVWARERGAELPHRVISSAKSWLSHPGVDRTAPLLPWRGAQVAEEEAPGETDGVRLSPVEASSMYLSHIRDAWNHAHPDAPLEAQEVLVTVPASFDAVARELTVVAAQQAGLASVTLLEEPQAAFYAWLAKNGDTWRQALAPDDAVLVCDVGGGTTDFSIIKVADDGQGALALERVAVGDHILLGGDNMDLALAHLCTQQLGEAGAKLSTLQHRALVFACRRAKEQLLSISPPEAVPVSVLGRGAKLIGSTLRTELRQDHVQHLVLDGFFPFVPKDARPQKRRTVGLRELGLPYAQDAAITRHLAEFLARHGQRPSAILFNGGVMRAALLRERVSQAVGLWDGRGDTPVLSGTDLDLAVALGAAYYGLVRRGRGIRIRGGTARAYYIGLEAAMPAIPGFPPPLKALCVAPFGMEEGGEPVKLPDEELGLVVGETAEFRLFASTERKDDAPGVLVDPDQAGLQELAPVHAELPAGPRALAGEPVAVSLESRVTELGTLELWCVAREGSDTGAGRWKLEFSVRHHD; this is encoded by the coding sequence ATGGCGCGTTTCATCGTAGGCATCGATCTGGGAACCACCAACTCGGCGGTGGCGTCGGTCGATCTGGAAGCCCCGGGGCCCGACGGCCCGCGCATCGAGCCGTTTTCGATCGTGCAGGCCATCGCCGCGGGGCAGTTCGCGCCGGCGCCCACGCTGCCTTCGTTCCTGCTCGTGCCGAACGAACACGAAGTGGCGCCGGGCGAGATGTCTTTGCCCTGGGTGGAGAGCCCCGCGTACGCCGCGGGCGTATGGGCCCGGGAGCGGGGCGCCGAGTTGCCCCACCGGGTCATCTCGTCGGCGAAGTCGTGGCTGTCGCACCCGGGTGTGGATCGCACGGCGCCGCTTTTGCCCTGGCGGGGCGCGCAGGTGGCCGAAGAGGAGGCGCCCGGCGAGACCGACGGGGTGAGGCTCTCCCCCGTCGAAGCGTCGTCGATGTATCTGTCCCACATTCGCGACGCCTGGAATCACGCCCACCCGGACGCCCCGCTCGAGGCTCAGGAGGTGCTGGTCACGGTGCCCGCCTCGTTCGATGCCGTGGCCCGCGAGTTGACCGTGGTGGCCGCCCAGCAGGCGGGCCTTGCGTCCGTGACCCTGCTCGAGGAGCCTCAAGCCGCGTTTTACGCGTGGCTTGCGAAGAACGGTGATACCTGGCGACAGGCGCTGGCCCCCGACGACGCGGTTTTGGTCTGTGACGTGGGCGGCGGCACCACTGACTTTTCCATCATCAAGGTCGCCGATGATGGCCAGGGCGCTCTGGCCCTCGAACGTGTGGCCGTGGGGGATCACATTCTCCTCGGTGGCGACAACATGGATCTTGCGCTTGCGCACCTGTGCACGCAGCAGCTGGGCGAAGCCGGCGCGAAGCTGTCCACCTTGCAGCACCGGGCGCTGGTGTTTGCCTGCCGACGGGCCAAAGAGCAGCTGCTTTCGATTTCGCCCCCCGAAGCGGTGCCCGTGAGCGTGCTTGGCCGCGGCGCCAAGCTGATCGGCAGCACGTTGCGCACGGAGCTGCGGCAGGACCACGTGCAGCACCTCGTGCTCGATGGCTTCTTCCCCTTCGTTCCCAAGGACGCCCGCCCCCAGAAGCGCCGCACGGTGGGTCTGCGGGAGCTCGGTTTGCCCTACGCGCAGGACGCCGCGATCACGCGGCACCTGGCCGAGTTCCTCGCACGGCATGGTCAACGCCCCTCCGCGATCTTGTTCAACGGCGGCGTGATGCGGGCGGCGTTGCTGCGTGAGCGCGTCTCGCAAGCCGTGGGGCTTTGGGATGGCCGCGGCGATACGCCCGTGCTCTCGGGTACGGATCTGGATCTCGCGGTGGCGCTGGGCGCGGCCTACTACGGGCTCGTGCGCCGGGGCCGGGGCATTCGTATCCGCGGTGGCACCGCACGCGCCTACTACATCGGCCTCGAAGCGGCCATGCCCGCCATTCCCGGCTTTCCTCCGCCCCTCAAGGCGCTCTGTGTGGCGCCTTTTGGCATGGAAGAGGGGGGCGAGCCCGTCAAGCTTCCCGATGAAGAGCTGGGCCTGGTGGTGGGCGAAACGGCCGAGTTTCGCCTCTTCGCCTCGACGGAGCGCAAAGACGATGCGCCCGGCGTGCTCGTCGATCCCGACCAGGCCGGGCTGCAAGAGCTGGCACCCGTGCATGCCGAGCTGCCGGCCGGTCCGCGGGCGCTTGCCGGCGAGCCCGTGGCCGTTTCGCTCGAGTCCCGGGTGACGGAGCTGGGCACGCTCGAGCTGTGGTGTGTGGCGCGCGAGGGGTCCGATACCGGAGCGGGGCGGTGGAAGCTCGAGTTTTCCGTTCGCCACCACGACTGA
- a CDS encoding hsp70 family protein has translation MSNARYVIGIDLGTTNTAVAFVDTQAASGRVEVCELPQLVAPGEVAPRTQLPSFVYLPRGQDLSAAQVALPWGQDEHAPVVVGELARAQGARHPQGLVSSAKSWLCHAGVNRHAAILPWGVGLEGGETPEGGGRKLSPVDASAEVLRHVRQAWGHVRGSQPGSDLANQDVVVTVPASFDEAARELTLEAAQKAGLPHLVLLEEPQAAFYAWVNARTGKAQLAPGESVLVFDVGGGTSDFTLITVGEDGDSFARKAVGEHLLLGGDNIDLTLAKHVEAGLATKLDSVQWHALVHACRMAKEKLLADDSLTKLTLTVPGRGTKLIGGALHAELSRGRLDEVLFEGFFPLVRKEEGRKRTRSGLQEFGLPFASDPAITRHLGAFLLRHAQGRIDAVLFNGGAMAPPSLRARVLEQVAAWQPDAPAPRELASPQPALAVAEGAAVYGLVRRGLGVRIGGGTPRSFYVGVGRVEGRERAVCIAPRGLTEGQRLELDRAFVLLTNKPVSFKLYSSTTRRGEPGAVVDVGDGRADTVDDGSDLFELPPLVTVVKAPGRAEVTVHLEVTTTEVGTLDLGCREAAPADPQAPLRWRLSFDMRAGGARLEGPDEPATLEPRVREAQALIRSVFRDKPSEVSGLNKALEHTLEAPRDAWSMSAARALFDAAFEVVETRTKSPQHEARWLHLAGYCLRPGCGAPADEWRAKQMWGIVFHQDLHHPKDEVCRLAWWITWRRVAGGLNKGQQHQLYLRLAQLFLGSRQGKKRWYEMKPSPQEAAEMLRCLGNLERCTPEQKATLGDELTNRMVGSRKVRSDPGTFWALGRLGARVPLYGPADAVVPPARVQAWIEALLEVDWPDPQKAAFPMAQLGRRTDDRSRDLEPAVRDKLASRLATIEGAERSARLVTDVVELEAREAYIALGETLPVGLRLSGDDGAVSSAS, from the coding sequence ATGTCCAACGCCCGCTACGTCATCGGCATCGACCTTGGCACCACCAACACGGCGGTGGCCTTCGTCGACACCCAGGCCGCCTCGGGGCGCGTCGAAGTGTGCGAGCTGCCGCAGCTCGTGGCGCCCGGCGAGGTGGCGCCGCGCACCCAGTTGCCTTCCTTCGTGTACTTGCCTCGCGGCCAGGATCTGTCGGCGGCGCAGGTGGCGCTGCCTTGGGGTCAGGACGAACACGCGCCCGTGGTGGTGGGTGAGTTGGCCCGTGCGCAGGGCGCGCGCCATCCGCAGGGCCTGGTTTCTTCGGCAAAATCGTGGCTCTGTCACGCAGGCGTCAACCGCCACGCCGCGATTTTGCCCTGGGGGGTGGGGCTCGAAGGCGGAGAGACTCCGGAGGGAGGCGGCCGCAAGCTCTCACCGGTAGACGCCTCGGCCGAGGTGCTGCGCCACGTACGGCAGGCGTGGGGGCACGTGCGGGGCAGCCAGCCCGGCTCCGACCTGGCGAACCAGGACGTGGTGGTCACCGTTCCCGCTTCCTTCGACGAAGCGGCGCGCGAGCTCACGCTCGAGGCTGCGCAGAAGGCGGGGCTGCCGCACTTGGTCCTGCTCGAGGAGCCTCAGGCCGCGTTTTACGCCTGGGTGAACGCGCGCACGGGCAAGGCGCAGCTTGCGCCGGGTGAGTCGGTGCTGGTGTTCGACGTGGGCGGCGGCACGAGCGACTTCACGCTCATCACCGTGGGTGAAGACGGCGACAGCTTCGCGCGCAAGGCTGTGGGTGAGCACTTGCTGCTGGGTGGTGACAACATCGATCTCACCCTGGCCAAGCACGTCGAGGCAGGCTTGGCCACGAAGCTCGATTCCGTGCAGTGGCACGCTTTGGTGCACGCCTGCCGGATGGCCAAGGAAAAGCTGCTCGCAGACGACAGCCTCACGAAGCTCACCCTCACCGTGCCCGGCCGCGGGACCAAGCTGATCGGGGGCGCGCTGCACGCCGAGCTTTCCCGCGGGCGCCTCGATGAGGTGCTCTTTGAAGGCTTTTTTCCCCTGGTGCGCAAGGAGGAAGGCCGCAAGCGCACGCGCAGCGGGCTGCAAGAGTTCGGTTTGCCCTTCGCCTCCGACCCCGCCATCACACGGCACCTCGGCGCCTTTTTGCTGCGCCACGCACAGGGCCGCATCGACGCCGTGTTGTTCAATGGAGGCGCGATGGCGCCCCCGTCGCTGCGCGCGCGCGTGCTCGAACAAGTCGCCGCCTGGCAGCCCGATGCCCCGGCACCGCGCGAGCTCGCGAGCCCCCAGCCCGCGCTGGCCGTGGCCGAAGGCGCCGCGGTGTACGGTCTTGTGCGGCGGGGCCTGGGTGTGCGCATCGGAGGCGGCACGCCCCGCAGCTTCTACGTGGGCGTGGGCCGTGTAGAAGGGCGCGAGCGCGCCGTGTGTATCGCCCCCCGGGGGCTGACGGAAGGCCAGCGCCTGGAGCTGGATCGTGCGTTCGTGTTGCTCACGAACAAGCCCGTCAGCTTCAAGCTGTACTCGTCCACTACGCGGAGGGGTGAGCCGGGCGCCGTGGTGGACGTGGGCGATGGCCGCGCCGACACGGTGGACGACGGCAGCGATCTCTTCGAGCTTCCCCCCCTCGTCACGGTGGTGAAGGCCCCCGGGCGTGCGGAGGTCACGGTGCACCTCGAGGTCACCACCACGGAGGTGGGCACCCTGGATCTCGGCTGCCGCGAAGCTGCGCCCGCCGATCCCCAAGCCCCCTTGCGCTGGCGGCTGTCTTTCGACATGCGCGCCGGGGGCGCACGCCTCGAGGGGCCGGACGAACCGGCCACGCTGGAGCCGCGCGTGCGTGAGGCACAGGCGCTCATCCGTAGCGTGTTTCGCGACAAGCCCTCCGAGGTGTCGGGGCTCAACAAGGCGCTCGAGCACACGCTCGAGGCGCCGCGCGACGCCTGGTCGATGAGCGCCGCCCGTGCGCTCTTCGACGCCGCGTTCGAGGTGGTCGAAACGCGGACGAAGTCGCCGCAACACGAGGCACGCTGGCTTCACCTCGCGGGCTATTGCCTGCGCCCGGGCTGCGGGGCCCCCGCCGACGAGTGGCGGGCCAAGCAGATGTGGGGGATCGTGTTTCATCAAGATCTCCACCACCCCAAGGACGAGGTGTGTCGCCTGGCGTGGTGGATCACCTGGCGCCGCGTGGCGGGAGGCCTCAACAAAGGCCAACAGCACCAGCTCTACCTGCGCCTGGCGCAGCTCTTTCTCGGCAGCCGCCAGGGCAAAAAGCGCTGGTACGAGATGAAGCCCAGCCCCCAGGAGGCCGCCGAGATGCTGCGTTGTCTCGGCAACCTCGAGCGCTGCACCCCCGAGCAAAAAGCCACGCTGGGCGACGAGCTCACGAACCGCATGGTGGGCAGCCGCAAAGTGCGCAGCGACCCCGGCACGTTTTGGGCCCTCGGCCGCCTGGGCGCGCGGGTTCCGCTTTACGGCCCCGCCGACGCGGTGGTTCCCCCTGCGCGCGTGCAGGCTTGGATCGAGGCCCTGCTCGAGGTGGATTGGCCGGACCCGCAAAAGGCCGCCTTCCCCATGGCGCAGCTCGGTCGCCGCACCGATGACCGCAGCCGCGATCTCGAGCCCGCCGTGCGCGACAAGCTGGCTTCCCGCCTGGCCACCATCGAGGGCGCCGAGCGCAGCGCTCGCTTGGTCACCGACGTGGTGGAGTTGGAAGCCCGCGAAGCCTACATCGCCCTTGGGGAGACCCTGCCCGTGGGCCTTCGTCTTTCGGGTGACGACGGGGCCGTTTCGTCTGCGTCTTGA
- a CDS encoding galactose mutarotase encodes MEPWGEVEGQPVALYHLANRNGVRAAISTYGGRLVSLHVPDRQGRFDDVVRGYDELAGYEQDPAYFGPLIGRFANRIAEGRFTLDGVEIQLAHNENTNALHGGVRGFDKVVWQATPSRERTSVSLRYVSPHREEGYPGTLEVVVRYALTETNELQIDYEAKTDRPTVVNLTNHSYFNLAGPDSDDVTAHLMTIDAEAYTPVDERLIPTGALASVEGTPFDFRQPHAIGARLGVVHEQLQRGKGYDHNWVLRPAGSSPLRRACRVEDPGSGRALEVLTTAPGLQFYSGNFLDGRLTGKGGRPQRHRSAFVLETQNFPDAPNHRSFPSSVLRPGQTYRHTSVYRFSWWDIPPATPPKTQRAR; translated from the coding sequence ATGGAACCGTGGGGCGAGGTGGAAGGTCAGCCGGTGGCCCTATATCACCTGGCGAACCGCAACGGTGTGAGGGCAGCGATCAGCACCTACGGCGGAAGACTCGTGTCGTTGCATGTACCCGATCGGCAGGGGCGCTTCGACGATGTGGTGAGAGGCTACGACGAGCTGGCAGGCTACGAACAAGATCCCGCTTACTTCGGTCCCCTCATTGGCCGCTTCGCCAACCGCATCGCCGAGGGACGTTTCACGCTGGACGGCGTCGAGATACAGCTGGCGCACAACGAGAACACCAACGCGCTTCACGGGGGCGTGCGCGGCTTCGACAAGGTGGTGTGGCAGGCGACGCCAAGCCGCGAGCGTACGAGCGTGAGCCTGCGCTACGTGAGCCCTCACCGGGAAGAGGGCTATCCGGGCACACTCGAGGTGGTGGTGCGCTACGCGCTCACGGAAACGAATGAGCTGCAGATCGACTACGAGGCAAAAACCGATCGCCCCACCGTGGTGAACCTCACCAACCATTCGTATTTCAACCTGGCCGGGCCCGACAGTGACGACGTGACGGCACACCTCATGACCATCGATGCCGAGGCCTACACCCCCGTGGACGAACGCTTGATCCCCACGGGCGCGCTCGCTTCAGTCGAGGGCACGCCGTTCGACTTTCGGCAGCCTCACGCGATCGGCGCGCGCCTCGGGGTGGTGCACGAGCAGCTTCAACGAGGCAAAGGGTACGACCACAACTGGGTGCTGAGGCCCGCGGGCTCCTCCCCGCTGCGGCGGGCCTGCCGCGTGGAGGATCCGGGCAGCGGCCGGGCCCTGGAGGTGCTGACCACCGCACCCGGGCTGCAGTTCTATTCCGGCAACTTCCTCGACGGACGCCTCACCGGCAAGGGTGGTCGCCCGCAGCGTCACCGCAGCGCGTTCGTGCTCGAGACCCAAAACTTCCCCGACGCGCCGAATCACAGGAGCTTCCCTTCCTCGGTGCTGCGCCCGGGTCAGACCTACCGGCACACGTCGGTGTATCGGTTTTCGTGGTGGGACATTCCACCGGCGACACCTCCGAAAACGCAACGCGCTAGATAG
- a CDS encoding putative metal-binding motif-containing protein, translating to MKRSGFFLVGVAVGIVAWSGTAQAFPDGFAGKPLAQACGNCHYKTKGPKIDLIFSKERPSKGETIDITVKLEAQAAVAINTGVYIEGSAGKFALIDANVTRLHSPSEVLHSKPMPLVDRKAEFKFKWTAPTTPGAATFTVNSVTSVPEIPTEWPGEFNSSSSSAGVAVDCDGKYYYPDDDGDGHGSADPNLRKMSCEPVQDYIDVGGDCFDDDDKSYPGATEICDNKDNDCDGEPDEGLEPGLYFRDDDRDGFARGTSGGASIFTCNDNEGYAKERGDCDDNNKDVRPGAKEICNGVDDDCNGEVDDDCEDEASGGASGGSGSGGAASGGSGSGGSSGGGDGDDDGNTDEDDESNTMVGGCSFGGQDASPFSIGLFLILGGVLLGRLTRRWRA from the coding sequence ATGAAGCGCTCAGGCTTTTTCTTGGTTGGTGTAGCAGTTGGCATCGTTGCGTGGAGCGGCACAGCCCAGGCGTTCCCAGACGGCTTCGCGGGCAAGCCGCTGGCCCAGGCGTGCGGAAACTGCCACTACAAGACCAAGGGGCCGAAGATAGACCTCATCTTCAGCAAGGAGCGCCCCAGCAAGGGAGAGACGATTGACATTACCGTCAAGCTCGAGGCCCAAGCAGCGGTGGCGATCAACACAGGCGTGTACATCGAAGGCAGTGCTGGAAAGTTTGCCCTCATCGACGCCAACGTTACACGGCTACACAGCCCGAGCGAGGTGCTCCACTCGAAGCCAATGCCCTTGGTCGACCGCAAGGCCGAGTTCAAGTTCAAGTGGACGGCCCCGACGACTCCGGGAGCCGCGACCTTCACGGTAAATTCCGTGACTTCAGTGCCCGAAATCCCCACCGAGTGGCCGGGCGAGTTCAACTCGTCCTCGAGCTCCGCGGGCGTCGCTGTCGACTGCGACGGCAAGTACTACTACCCCGACGACGACGGCGACGGGCACGGTAGCGCCGACCCCAACCTGCGGAAGATGTCCTGCGAGCCGGTGCAAGACTACATCGACGTGGGCGGTGACTGTTTCGACGACGACGACAAGTCGTACCCCGGCGCTACCGAGATCTGCGACAACAAGGACAACGACTGCGACGGAGAGCCGGACGAGGGCCTAGAGCCAGGTCTCTACTTCAGAGACGATGACCGTGACGGCTTTGCCCGGGGAACCTCGGGGGGGGCATCGATCTTCACGTGCAACGACAACGAGGGGTACGCGAAGGAACGCGGGGACTGCGACGACAACAACAAGGACGTACGCCCCGGCGCCAAAGAGATCTGCAACGGCGTCGACGACGACTGCAACGGCGAGGTCGATGACGATTGCGAGGACGAGGCAAGTGGGGGCGCCTCTGGAGGTTCTGGGTCCGGGGGGGCTGCGTCTGGGGGTTCGGGTTCCGGGGGCAGCTCGGGAGGTGGCGATGGCGACGACGATGGAAACACCGACGAAGACGATGAATCCAACACGATGGTTGGCGGTTGCAGCTTCGGTGGACAGGATGCTTCGCCGTTCTCGATAGGCCTTTTCCTCATTCTTGGCGGTGTGCTCCTCGGCCGGTTGACCCGCCGCTGGCGCGCCTGA